In Gigantopelta aegis isolate Gae_Host chromosome 14, Gae_host_genome, whole genome shotgun sequence, the following proteins share a genomic window:
- the LOC121389476 gene encoding holotricin-3-like translates to MKVYAMECLVLVLLVMTVTTVLSRAHGGHGGGHGGGGHGGGHGGGGKHGGGHGGGGHGGGHGGGGHGGGHGGGHGGGHGTVGHAAGQGGGHGGGGHGGGGHGGGGHGAAAKVIRRRTRIDDEEDDDDK, encoded by the exons ATGAAAGTTTACGCTATGGAGTGTCTGGTGCTAGTG CTCCTTGTCATGACCGTGACGACCGTCTTATCTAGAGCACACGGCGGTCATGGGGGTGGACACGGTGGCGGCGGTCATGGAGGTGGTCACGGTGGGGGCGGCAAACATGGAGGTGGTCACGGTGGCGGCGGTCATGGGGGTGGTCACGGTGGCGGCGGACATGGGGGCGGTCATGGAGGTGGTCATGGGGGCGGTCATGGAACCGTCGGACATGCAGCTGGTCAGGGGGGAGGACACGGAGGCGGCGGTCATGGAGGCGGCGGTCACGGAGGCGGCGGTCATGGAGCTGCAGCTAAAGTTATCAGACGTAGAACTAGAATTGACGACGAAG AAGATGACGATGATAAATAG
- the LOC121388574 gene encoding uncharacterized protein LOC121388574, protein MGAGMVAANMEVVTEAAVMEMVMGAANMEVVMEPTNMEVVMGTAIMEVVTEATNMGVVMGAAIMEVVTEATNMGVVMGAAIMEVVTEATNMELVMGAANMEVVTEATNMGVVMGAAIMEVVTEATNMGVVMGAAIMEVVTEAAFMEVVTEAANMEVVLGAAIMEVVTEAAVMEVVLGAAIMEVVTEAAVMEVELEDTQAAMEVVVMGVVMAEDINPEDINLAVTEVVDTASVVMGADMELLDTEVVVMEAVVKLVFALSGLNLKTKKMTIVRRKLIKECISQNGHLEENGIDFCSWFSVCHIFLSLSCF, encoded by the exons ATGGGGGCGGGCATGGTGGCGGCAAACATGGAAGTAGTCACGGAAGCGGCGGTCATGGAGATGGTCATGGGGGCGGCAAACATGGAGGTGGTCATGGAGCCGACAAACATGGAGGTGGTCATGGGGACGGCGATCATGGAGGTGGTCACGGAGGCGACAAACATGGGGGTGGTCATGGGGGCGGCGATCATGGAGGTGGTCACGGAGGCGACAAACATGGGGGTGGTCATGGGGGCGGCGATCATGGAGGTGGTCACGGAGGCGACAAACATGGAGTTGGTCATGGGGGCGGCAAACATGGAG GTGGTCACGGAGGCGACAAACATGGGGGTGGTCATGGGGGCGGCGATCATGGAGGTGGTCACGGAGGCGACAAACATGGGGGTGGTCATGGGGGCGGCGATCATGGAGGTGGTCACGGAGGCGGCGTTCATGGAGGTGGTCACGGAGGCGGCAAACATGGAGGTGGTACTGGGGGCGGCGATCATGGAGGTGGTCACGGAGGCGGCGGTCATGGAGGTGGTACTGGGGGCGGCGATCATGGAGGTGGTCACGGAGGCGGCGGTCATGGAGGTGGAGCTGGAGGACACGCAGGCGGCCATGGAGGTGGTAGTCATGGGGGTGGTCATGGCGGAGGACATAAACCCGGAGGACATAAACCTggcggtcacggaggtggtggaCACGGCGTCGGTGGTCATGGGGGCGGACATGGAACTGTTGGACACGGAGGTGGTGGTCATGGAGGCGGTCGTAAAGCTGGTTTTCGCATTATCAGGCTTAAATTTAAAGACGAAG AAGATGAcgattgttagaagaaaactcATAAAAGAATGCATATCGCAGAATGGACACTTAGAAGAAAATGGGATAGACTTTTGTTCGTGGTTCAGTGTATGCCACATATTCCTTAGCTTGTCTTGTTTTTAA